Proteins from a single region of Pseudomonas sp. BSw22131:
- a CDS encoding bifunctional diguanylate cyclase/phosphodiesterase, whose protein sequence is MTVTEQLSALSSILAQGELHSLFQPIVSLSERRILGYEALTRGPSNSSLHSPVSLFAVARQAGKLSELELACRDSACRRFSQQQLDGKLFLNISPESLLEPSHPPGRTLQLLDSYGIPPSRVVIELTEQTPTDDFGLLYNALHHYRDMGFSIALDDLGAGYSSLRLWSELRPDYVKIDRHFIDGIHQDAVKREFVGSMLQMAKASRAKVIAEGIELGEELEVLIDMGVDLVQGYLLCRPQEHPPRDARAMLPKSDASSASLTDEGSDLSALLNEQCSVLQSTPTASVLEAFRKQANLNSLAVLDEEQRPIGIVHRHSLSDVLLQPFATEIYARKPISRLMSDDFLAVELTQSLQQVSRLITSRARQRIEEDFIITQSGAYLGLGRVIDVLKLITELKIQQARHANPLTLLPGNVPIQQCLTRLLQQGRESMICYVDIDSFKPFNDIYGYGRGDEVLLCLAQCLSDRIDPSRDFVGHIGGDDFLMVLGSEDWRKRLNTLLEDFQNQCRRFYRAEHLAAGCFVALNRQGQRQEFALLSLSIGVVHLHPQACTVLDASQLAELASQAKHHAKDILGASIHVIDTLEIAASSKLQASS, encoded by the coding sequence ATGACCGTCACTGAACAGCTGAGCGCACTGAGTTCGATCCTGGCTCAAGGCGAATTGCACAGCTTGTTTCAACCGATTGTGTCGCTGTCCGAGCGCCGCATTCTGGGCTACGAAGCCCTCACGCGCGGCCCCTCCAACAGTTCGCTGCACTCGCCGGTCAGCCTGTTCGCGGTCGCACGTCAGGCCGGGAAATTGAGTGAACTGGAGCTGGCCTGTCGCGACTCGGCCTGTCGCCGTTTCAGTCAACAACAGCTCGACGGCAAGCTGTTCCTGAACATCTCGCCCGAATCACTGCTTGAGCCTTCACACCCGCCAGGCCGTACCCTTCAATTGCTGGACAGTTATGGCATCCCGCCCAGCCGCGTGGTGATCGAGCTGACCGAGCAAACCCCAACCGACGACTTTGGTCTTCTCTATAACGCGTTGCACCATTATCGCGACATGGGGTTTTCCATCGCGCTCGACGACCTTGGCGCCGGTTATTCGAGCCTGCGGTTGTGGTCTGAACTGCGCCCGGATTACGTGAAGATTGACCGGCACTTCATCGACGGCATTCATCAGGACGCCGTCAAACGCGAGTTCGTCGGCTCCATGCTGCAAATGGCGAAAGCCTCTCGGGCCAAGGTAATCGCTGAAGGCATTGAACTGGGCGAAGAGCTGGAAGTGCTGATCGACATGGGTGTCGACCTGGTGCAGGGCTATCTGTTGTGTCGCCCGCAGGAGCACCCGCCGCGTGACGCCCGCGCCATGCTGCCCAAGTCCGATGCCAGTAGCGCAAGCCTCACTGACGAAGGCTCCGACCTGAGCGCTCTGCTCAATGAACAATGCTCTGTGCTGCAAAGCACCCCCACGGCCAGCGTACTGGAGGCCTTTCGCAAACAGGCTAACCTGAACTCACTGGCGGTACTGGATGAGGAGCAACGTCCCATCGGCATCGTGCACCGGCATTCGCTGTCGGATGTCCTGCTACAACCGTTCGCCACCGAGATTTATGCGCGCAAACCTATAAGCCGACTGATGAGCGATGACTTTCTGGCCGTCGAACTGACCCAGTCGCTGCAGCAAGTCAGCCGCCTGATCACCAGCCGCGCGAGGCAGCGGATCGAGGAGGATTTCATCATCACGCAGAGCGGCGCCTACTTGGGTCTGGGCCGTGTGATCGATGTGCTGAAACTGATCACCGAGCTGAAGATTCAGCAGGCACGCCATGCCAACCCGTTGACCCTGCTCCCCGGCAACGTGCCGATCCAGCAATGCCTGACGCGGCTATTGCAGCAGGGTCGCGAATCGATGATTTGCTACGTTGATATCGACAGCTTCAAGCCGTTCAACGATATCTATGGCTACGGTCGCGGTGATGAAGTGTTGCTGTGTCTGGCCCAGTGTCTGAGCGACCGGATTGACCCCAGCCGTGATTTCGTCGGCCACATTGGCGGCGATGATTTTCTGATGGTGTTGGGTTCGGAGGATTGGAGAAAACGCCTGAATACGTTGCTGGAGGACTTCCAGAATCAATGCCGGCGTTTTTATCGTGCGGAGCATCTGGCGGCGGGCTGCTTCGTGGCGCTTAACCGCCAGGGACAACGGCAGGAGTTTGCGCTGTTGTCGCTGTCTATCGGGGTCGTGCACCTGCACCCACAGGCCTGCACGGTGCTCGATGCAAGTCAGTTGGCAGAATTGGCGTCACAGGCCAAGCATCACGCCAAAGACATCCTCGGCGCGAGTATTCATGTGATTGATACGCTGGAGATAGCTGCAAGCTCTAAGCTGCAAGCCTCAAGCTGA
- a CDS encoding carboxy terminal-processing peptidase, with protein sequence MKQFLPSTLALLIGLSVLPMSANTFAANSWDNLQPDRDEVIASLNVVELLKRHHYSKPPLDDKRSEIIYQSYLKLLDPARSYFLASDIAEFDKWRFQFDDFLKSGDLAPGFTIYKRYLDRIKSRLDFALAQLSKGVDKIDLNTQETLLVDRKDAPWAKNEAELDDLWRKRVKDEVLRLKIAGKDPAKIQETLTKRYKNQLARLGQTRSEDVFQAYLNTFAMSYDPHTNYLSPDSAENFDINMSLSLEGIGAVLQSDNDNVKIVRLVPAGPAAKTKQVATADKIIGVAQGDKEMVDVIGWRLDEVVKLIRGPKGSVVRLEIVPASNAPSDQTTKIVSITREAVKLEEQAAKKSILHLKQDGKDYKLGVIEIPAFYLDFKAYRAGDPEYKSTTRDVKKLLTELQSEKVDGVVIDLRNNGGGSLQEATELTSLFIDKGPTVLVRNADGKVDVLEDENSGAFYKGPMALLVNRLSASASEIFAGAMQDYHRALIIGGQTFGKGTVQTIQPLNHGELKLTLAKFYRVSGQSTQHQGVLPDIAYPSIIDTKEIGESALPEAMTYDTIKPAIKPAADPFKPFLAQLQSRHDVRSAKDAEFVFIENKLALAKKLMAEKTVSLNESERRSEHADIESQQLSMENIRRKAKGEEPLKELKKEDEDALPAEDDKTKPEDDAYLSETGRILIDYLGMSGSVAKK encoded by the coding sequence ATGAAGCAATTTTTGCCCAGCACACTTGCATTGCTCATTGGCCTCAGTGTTTTGCCAATGTCCGCCAACACCTTTGCTGCCAACAGCTGGGATAATCTTCAACCCGACCGCGACGAGGTGATAGCCAGCCTCAATGTGGTGGAACTGCTCAAGCGCCACCACTACAGCAAGCCGCCTCTGGACGACAAACGCTCTGAAATCATTTACCAGAGCTACCTGAAACTGCTCGACCCTGCACGAAGCTACTTCCTCGCCAGCGACATCGCCGAGTTCGACAAGTGGCGCTTCCAGTTCGACGACTTCCTCAAGAGCGGCGACCTGGCTCCGGGCTTTACCATCTACAAGCGTTATCTGGACCGCATCAAGTCGCGTCTGGATTTCGCCTTGGCGCAGCTGAGCAAGGGCGTCGACAAAATCGACCTGAACACTCAGGAAACCTTGCTGGTTGATCGCAAGGACGCACCGTGGGCCAAAAACGAAGCCGAACTCGACGACCTGTGGCGCAAGCGCGTCAAGGACGAAGTCCTGCGCTTGAAGATCGCCGGCAAAGACCCGGCGAAGATTCAGGAAACCCTGACCAAGCGCTACAAGAACCAACTCGCGCGTCTGGGCCAGACCCGCAGCGAGGACGTGTTCCAGGCTTACCTGAACACCTTCGCGATGTCCTACGATCCGCACACCAACTACCTGTCGCCTGACAGCGCGGAAAACTTCGACATCAACATGAGCCTTTCCCTTGAAGGGATCGGCGCTGTCCTGCAAAGCGACAACGATAACGTCAAGATCGTCCGTCTGGTTCCGGCCGGCCCCGCCGCCAAGACCAAGCAAGTGGCGACCGCCGACAAGATCATCGGCGTCGCCCAGGGCGACAAAGAGATGGTCGACGTGATCGGCTGGCGTCTGGATGAAGTGGTCAAACTGATTCGCGGTCCGAAGGGCTCGGTCGTGCGTCTGGAAATCGTCCCGGCCAGCAATGCGCCGAGCGACCAGACCACCAAGATCGTGTCGATCACCCGCGAAGCCGTGAAGCTTGAAGAGCAAGCGGCGAAGAAGTCGATCCTGCACCTCAAGCAGGATGGCAAAGACTACAAGCTGGGCGTCATCGAGATCCCTGCTTTCTACCTGGACTTCAAGGCCTACCGCGCCGGCGATCCCGAGTACAAGAGCACGACCCGCGACGTCAAGAAGCTGCTGACCGAATTGCAGTCCGAGAAAGTCGACGGCGTGGTCATCGACCTGCGTAACAACGGCGGTGGTTCGTTGCAGGAAGCCACCGAGCTGACCAGTCTGTTCATCGACAAAGGCCCGACCGTTCTGGTGCGTAACGCCGACGGCAAGGTCGATGTGCTGGAAGACGAAAACAGCGGTGCGTTCTACAAAGGCCCGATGGCGTTGTTGGTGAACCGTCTTTCAGCTTCGGCTTCGGAGATTTTTGCCGGCGCCATGCAGGACTACCACCGCGCGTTGATCATCGGCGGCCAGACCTTCGGCAAAGGCACCGTGCAGACCATTCAGCCGCTGAACCACGGCGAACTGAAACTGACGCTCGCCAAGTTCTACCGCGTCTCCGGCCAGAGCACTCAGCATCAGGGCGTGCTGCCTGATATCGCCTATCCGTCCATTATCGACACCAAGGAAATCGGTGAAAGCGCCCTGCCGGAAGCGATGACCTACGACACCATCAAGCCTGCGATCAAACCTGCGGCCGATCCGTTCAAACCGTTCCTGGCGCAGTTGCAGTCGCGCCACGACGTGCGATCCGCCAAAGACGCCGAGTTCGTGTTCATCGAAAACAAACTCGCCCTGGCCAAGAAGCTGATGGCCGAAAAGACCGTCAGCCTCAATGAAAGCGAACGTCGCAGCGAGCACGCTGACATCGAGAGTCAGCAGTTGAGCATGGAAAACATCCGCCGCAAGGCCAAGGGTGAAGAGCCGCTCAAAGAGTTGAAGAAAGAAGACGAAGACGCATTGCCGGCTGAAGACGATAAGACCAAACCCGAGGACGACGCTTATCTGTCAGAAACCGGGCGTATTCTCATCGACTATCTGGGCATGAGCGGCAGCGTCGCGAAGAAGTAA
- a CDS encoding NAD(P)H-quinone oxidoreductase, with product MKALQGVEGQVEWVEQPSPTLDVGQVRIKVAAAGLNRADLLQRAGKYPPPPGVTETLGLECSGIIAEVGPGTAWQVGDRVCALLAGGAMAEEVVVDARHVLPVPEGISLHEAAAIPEVYATAWLNLFQLAGLKPGEKVLLHAGASGVGSAAIQLCKAFGNPVWVTVGSAERLAYCEALGAQGGVLRNENLDALNDFAPFNVILDPVGANYAALNLKVLGVDGRLVLIGLMGGSKSELDFAKVLGKRIHILGSTLRSRDDQFKADLLSDLGQHVMPLFTEGRLKPQLARSFPIREAEAAYAELATNQVSGKVILVIDPALH from the coding sequence GTGAAAGCATTGCAAGGCGTTGAAGGTCAAGTGGAATGGGTCGAACAGCCATCGCCGACGCTTGACGTCGGTCAGGTTCGCATCAAGGTGGCGGCAGCGGGGCTCAACCGGGCCGATTTGCTTCAGCGAGCCGGCAAGTACCCGCCGCCCCCAGGGGTGACTGAAACCCTGGGGCTGGAGTGTTCCGGCATCATCGCCGAAGTGGGGCCGGGCACTGCCTGGCAGGTCGGAGATCGTGTCTGTGCGCTGCTGGCCGGCGGGGCGATGGCCGAAGAAGTGGTGGTCGACGCCCGGCATGTGCTGCCGGTGCCCGAGGGCATTTCGCTGCACGAAGCGGCGGCCATTCCCGAGGTGTACGCCACCGCCTGGCTGAATCTGTTCCAGCTGGCCGGCCTCAAGCCCGGCGAAAAAGTGTTGCTGCATGCCGGGGCAAGTGGAGTTGGTTCAGCTGCCATTCAGCTGTGCAAGGCATTTGGCAACCCGGTCTGGGTCACCGTGGGCTCGGCGGAGCGGCTGGCGTACTGCGAAGCGCTCGGCGCCCAGGGCGGTGTGCTGCGCAACGAAAACCTCGATGCGCTGAATGACTTCGCGCCTTTTAACGTCATCCTTGACCCGGTGGGCGCCAACTACGCCGCGCTGAACCTGAAGGTGCTCGGGGTGGACGGTCGTCTGGTGCTGATCGGGCTGATGGGCGGAAGCAAGTCCGAGCTGGATTTCGCAAAGGTGCTGGGCAAGCGCATCCATATTCTGGGTTCGACCCTGCGCAGCCGCGACGACCAGTTCAAGGCCGACCTGCTCAGCGATCTGGGGCAGCACGTCATGCCGCTGTTCACCGAAGGCCGCCTGAAGCCGCAGCTGGCGCGCAGCTTTCCGATCAGGGAAGCGGAAGCTGCGTACGCGGAGCTGGCGACCAATCAGGTGTCGGGCAAAGTCATCCTAGTCATTGACCCCGCGCTGCACTGA